From Aquabacter sp. L1I39, the proteins below share one genomic window:
- a CDS encoding methyl-accepting chemotaxis protein, with protein MFGKTSEADLALKALDRAMAVIEFTPEGEILTANENFLKVVGYSLSEVKGRPHRIFVPPALAESPDYKAFWANLAAGRFQAGEFKRIGKGGRTVWLEANYFPVIDSSGRVVKVVKSAADVTARKLRSLEDKCQIEAIGRSQAVIHFELDGTILDANENFLKTVGYNLEEIKGRHHSMFVEPQERGTPAYAEFWASLRRGTFQQAEFRRLGKGGREIWIQATYTPIVDDTGTPFKVVKFATDITASVQRRALRAQAQAEIAADLTLISEDVAKTNMQAASASAATQQAASNVQSVAAGAEELAASADELRRQVQQSSELAKVAELEGSRTNSIVAGLTGAAQKIGDVVALIDTIANQTNLLALNATIEAARAGEAGKGFSVVASEVKTLAGQTSKATSEIAAQVDAVQQASEDAARALSAITRTIADLNSVSAAIAAAVEEQTAVTREVSGNMHVAAQGVETVRLNMQEIARATGRVEGATQKVRTASAALA; from the coding sequence ATGTTTGGAAAGACGTCCGAAGCCGATCTGGCCCTCAAAGCCCTGGATCGCGCCATGGCGGTGATCGAGTTCACGCCCGAGGGCGAAATCCTCACCGCCAACGAGAATTTCCTGAAAGTGGTGGGCTATAGCCTTTCGGAAGTGAAGGGCCGCCCCCACCGCATCTTCGTGCCACCGGCCCTTGCCGAAAGCCCCGACTACAAGGCCTTCTGGGCCAATCTCGCCGCGGGCCGCTTCCAGGCCGGCGAATTCAAGCGCATCGGCAAGGGCGGCAGGACGGTGTGGCTGGAGGCAAACTATTTTCCGGTGATCGACTCGTCCGGGCGTGTGGTGAAGGTGGTGAAATCCGCCGCCGACGTCACCGCCCGCAAGCTGCGCAGCCTGGAGGACAAGTGCCAGATCGAGGCCATCGGGCGCTCGCAGGCGGTCATCCATTTCGAGCTGGACGGCACCATCCTGGATGCCAACGAGAATTTCCTGAAGACGGTGGGATACAACCTTGAGGAGATCAAGGGCCGCCACCATTCCATGTTCGTGGAGCCGCAGGAGCGCGGAACGCCCGCTTATGCGGAATTCTGGGCCTCGCTCCGGCGCGGCACGTTCCAGCAGGCCGAGTTCCGCCGCCTTGGCAAGGGCGGGCGTGAAATCTGGATCCAAGCCACCTATACGCCCATCGTCGATGACACCGGCACCCCGTTCAAGGTGGTGAAGTTCGCCACCGACATCACCGCCTCCGTCCAGCGCCGGGCATTGCGGGCCCAGGCGCAGGCCGAGATTGCAGCCGACCTCACTTTGATTTCCGAGGATGTGGCGAAGACCAACATGCAGGCGGCCTCCGCCTCCGCCGCCACCCAGCAGGCCGCCAGCAATGTGCAGTCGGTGGCGGCCGGCGCCGAGGAACTGGCGGCGTCTGCCGACGAACTGCGCCGGCAGGTGCAGCAATCGAGCGAACTCGCCAAGGTCGCGGAGTTGGAAGGTTCCCGCACCAATTCCATCGTCGCCGGGCTCACCGGCGCGGCGCAGAAGATCGGCGACGTGGTGGCCCTCATCGACACCATCGCCAACCAGACCAACCTCCTCGCGCTCAACGCCACCATCGAGGCGGCGCGGGCGGGAGAGGCGGGCAAGGGCTTCTCGGTGGTCGCTTCCGAGGTGAAGACCCTGGCCGGCCAGACCTCGAAGGCCACCAGCGAGATCGCCGCGCAGGTGGATGCGGTGCAGCAGGCAAGCGAGGATGCCGCCCGGGCGCTCTCCGCCATCACGCGGACCATTGCCGACCTCAATTCCGTCAGCGCGGCCATCGCGGCGGCGGTGGAGGAGCAGACGGCCGTGACCCGCGAGGTCTCCGGCAACATGCATGTGGCCGCCCAGGGGGTGGAGACGGTGCGCCTCAACATGCAGGAGATCGCCCGCGCCACCGGGCGGGTGGAGGGCGCCACCCAGAAGGTGCGCACCGCCTCGGCCGCGCTCGCGTGA
- a CDS encoding AMP-binding protein — MSQREAALSRQHAVLRDLLERHAAERPDAPFVQFWPGPAATSTWTYAQTLAQVRRRAATLARHGVVRGQHVLCFMGNGPDLLATWFAINYLGAVYVPLNTAARGKPLEHILNDADAPLMVAEAALVERLEGLSPGKLKTVLTVDGTAAPLPGLGVQILEDDPAAPLPPAPEPPVEPWDTQAIMYTSGTTGNPKGVMSSYTQLYCMGPDAFEVAPDDRCLICGPIFHCGSTLYVYAQLARGLSIGMMREFRTSDFWPAVRETGSTYVLLLGVMASFLLKAPPAPGEREHPLRRAFITPFGEDGPAFAERFGVEAWTIYNMTEISSPLHAGPGITAKGIAGTPRPWIDLKVVDANDLEVPDGQTGELVIHSRRPWALMKGYYNNPAATAEAMRNGWFHTGDGFRREADGTYFFVDRLKDVIRRRGENISSFALEAEVRTHPAVKECAAVAVPSEFSEDEVLVVVTPVEGETLDPAGLIRFLAETVPHYMVPRYVRTLEALPKTSSGKIQKHELRAAGVTPDTFDREAAGLRIGRAAPRAGG; from the coding sequence ATGAGCCAGCGGGAAGCCGCCTTGTCACGCCAGCATGCGGTGCTGCGCGACCTGCTGGAGCGGCACGCGGCGGAGCGCCCCGATGCGCCCTTCGTGCAGTTCTGGCCCGGCCCCGCCGCCACTTCGACCTGGACCTATGCGCAGACGCTGGCACAGGTGCGCCGCCGCGCGGCGACGCTGGCGCGCCATGGCGTGGTGCGCGGCCAGCATGTGCTGTGCTTCATGGGCAACGGGCCGGACCTGCTCGCCACCTGGTTCGCCATCAATTATCTCGGCGCGGTCTATGTGCCGCTGAACACCGCCGCCCGCGGCAAGCCCCTGGAGCACATCCTCAACGATGCCGACGCCCCCCTCATGGTGGCCGAGGCCGCGCTGGTGGAGCGGCTGGAGGGTCTCTCCCCTGGAAAGCTGAAGACGGTCCTCACCGTGGACGGCACTGCCGCTCCCTTGCCGGGCCTCGGCGTGCAGATCCTGGAGGACGACCCCGCCGCGCCCCTTCCGCCCGCCCCCGAACCGCCGGTGGAGCCCTGGGACACGCAGGCCATCATGTACACTTCGGGCACCACGGGGAACCCGAAGGGGGTGATGTCCTCCTACACCCAGCTTTATTGCATGGGGCCCGACGCCTTCGAGGTGGCGCCCGATGACCGCTGCCTGATTTGCGGCCCCATCTTCCATTGCGGCTCGACGCTCTATGTCTATGCCCAGCTCGCCCGTGGCCTTTCCATCGGCATGATGCGGGAGTTCCGCACCTCCGATTTCTGGCCGGCGGTGCGCGAGACCGGGTCCACCTATGTGCTGCTCCTGGGGGTGATGGCGAGCTTCCTCCTGAAGGCGCCGCCCGCGCCGGGTGAGCGCGAGCATCCCTTGCGCCGCGCCTTCATCACGCCGTTCGGGGAGGACGGCCCGGCCTTTGCCGAGCGCTTTGGCGTGGAGGCCTGGACCATCTACAACATGACGGAGATTTCGAGCCCCCTGCACGCGGGACCGGGCATCACCGCCAAGGGCATTGCCGGCACGCCGCGCCCCTGGATCGACCTCAAGGTCGTCGATGCCAACGATTTGGAGGTGCCGGACGGGCAGACCGGGGAATTGGTCATCCATTCCCGCCGGCCCTGGGCGCTCATGAAGGGCTATTACAACAATCCCGCAGCGACCGCCGAGGCCATGCGCAATGGCTGGTTCCATACCGGCGACGGCTTCCGGCGGGAGGCGGACGGCACCTATTTCTTCGTGGATCGCCTGAAGGATGTCATCCGCCGGCGCGGCGAGAACATTTCCTCCTTCGCCCTGGAGGCGGAGGTGCGCACCCATCCGGCGGTGAAGGAATGCGCGGCGGTGGCGGTGCCCAGCGAATTTTCCGAGGACGAGGTGCTGGTGGTGGTGACGCCGGTGGAGGGGGAAACCCTCGATCCGGCCGGGCTCATCCGCTTCCTGGCGGAGACCGTGCCCCACTATATGGTGCCGCGCTATGTGCGCACGCTGGAGGCGCTGCCCAAGACCTCCAGCGGCAAGATCCAGAAGCACGAATTGCGCGCGGCGGGCGTCACGCCCGACACCTTCGATCGCGAGGCGGCGGGCCTGCGCATCGGCCGCGCCGCGCCCCGGGCCGGGGGCTGA
- a CDS encoding enoyl-CoA hydratase/isomerase family protein codes for MVEIEREGALAVVRYDRGAKANALNGEAIAELTRAAQALEGERDLSAILLTGTPTRFSAGVDLGDASLWAADASLPMRHHILGAGGRMVEAWRRLPQIVIAAVEGPAIGGGAILALAADFRVMAEGAVLRFPEVRLGMTLGWGGLSLLCALVGPARAKRILFRDETIDPAVALAMGLADETAPRGEALAAARALAAEMAGSAPLAVAMTKRAIDAELNANWAAPYEADQFLLARLVNETGR; via the coding sequence ATGGTGGAGATCGAACGCGAGGGCGCCCTCGCCGTGGTGCGCTATGACCGGGGCGCCAAGGCCAATGCGCTGAATGGGGAGGCCATTGCAGAGCTCACCCGCGCGGCGCAGGCGCTGGAGGGCGAGCGTGACCTCTCCGCCATCCTGCTGACGGGAACACCGACCCGCTTCAGCGCCGGCGTGGACCTCGGCGATGCCAGCCTGTGGGCTGCGGATGCGTCTCTCCCCATGCGCCACCACATTCTCGGCGCCGGCGGGCGCATGGTGGAGGCCTGGCGGCGCCTGCCGCAGATCGTCATCGCGGCGGTGGAGGGACCGGCCATTGGCGGCGGCGCCATCCTGGCCCTGGCGGCGGATTTTCGGGTGATGGCCGAGGGCGCGGTGCTACGCTTTCCCGAGGTGCGGCTCGGCATGACGCTGGGCTGGGGTGGCCTGTCGCTTTTGTGCGCGCTGGTGGGCCCGGCCCGCGCCAAGCGCATCCTGTTCCGCGACGAGACCATCGACCCGGCCGTGGCCCTGGCAATGGGCCTTGCCGATGAGACCGCGCCACGGGGGGAAGCGCTCGCCGCCGCCCGCGCCCTGGCGGCCGAAATGGCCGGCAGCGCCCCCCTGGCGGTGGCCATGACCAAGCGCGCCATCGACGCCGAGCTCAATGCCAACTGGGCCGCGCCTTATGAGGCCGACCAGTTCCTGCTTGCTCGCCTTGTGAACGAGACCGGACGCTGA
- a CDS encoding thioesterase family protein: MTTITEPPGLVGLPIHAVRVPVAWVDYNGHMGDYAYGIVFSDAVTAYMDRIGVDEAYRAASAATLYTLESRIGYLKECHEGAALTVDLVVLAADRKRIHTFMRLLNAEGSELALCEQVLMHVSRAAGAPRAALFPPEIQARVDGDVAAHAALPRPVWLSRPMGLARGG; encoded by the coding sequence ATGACCACGATTACGGAACCGCCGGGCCTCGTCGGCCTTCCCATCCACGCGGTGCGGGTGCCCGTGGCCTGGGTGGATTATAACGGCCATATGGGCGATTACGCCTATGGCATCGTCTTTTCCGATGCGGTGACCGCCTATATGGACCGCATCGGCGTCGACGAGGCCTATCGGGCGGCGAGCGCGGCGACGCTCTACACGCTGGAAAGCCGCATCGGCTATCTCAAGGAGTGCCACGAGGGCGCGGCGCTGACCGTGGACCTGGTGGTGCTCGCCGCCGACCGCAAGCGCATCCACACCTTCATGCGCCTCCTGAATGCCGAGGGGTCGGAACTGGCCTTGTGCGAGCAGGTGCTGATGCACGTCTCCCGCGCCGCCGGCGCGCCGCGCGCCGCGCTGTTTCCGCCGGAGATCCAGGCGCGCGTGGATGGGGATGTGGCCGCCCACGCCGCCCTCCCCCGCCCCGTCTGGCTCTCGCGCCCCATGGGGCTCGCCAGGGGCGGGTAA
- a CDS encoding SDR family NAD(P)-dependent oxidoreductase translates to MSMSFDGRVAIVTGAGGGLGRAHALELARRGAMVVVNDFGGARDGTGGSSAAANAVVEEIRAAGGTALADGGNVTVLADMEAMAARALEAFGRIDILINNAGILRDRTFAKMDMADFQAVIGVHLFGSANATKAVWETMRRQGYGRVLMTSSTSGSYGNFGQANYAAAKAGLLGLMNTLHFEGEKYGIHVNAIVPTAATRMTGDMMDAEMLALLAPEHVTPAALYLVSEAAPSRTALLAGAGTVARMAIVETEGVYLPEGERTPEAVAAAFDAIARLDAPIETAAGLAHVDRIVARAKAVQG, encoded by the coding sequence ATGAGCATGTCCTTCGACGGCCGCGTGGCCATCGTCACCGGCGCCGGCGGCGGGCTTGGCCGCGCCCACGCGCTGGAGCTCGCCCGACGCGGCGCCATGGTGGTGGTGAACGATTTCGGCGGCGCCCGCGACGGCACAGGCGGGTCCAGCGCCGCCGCCAATGCGGTGGTGGAAGAGATCCGCGCCGCCGGTGGCACCGCGCTCGCCGATGGCGGCAATGTCACCGTGCTGGCGGACATGGAGGCCATGGCGGCCCGCGCCCTGGAGGCGTTCGGGCGCATCGACATCCTCATCAACAATGCAGGCATCCTGCGCGACCGCACCTTCGCCAAGATGGACATGGCGGATTTCCAGGCGGTGATCGGGGTCCATCTGTTCGGCTCGGCCAATGCCACCAAGGCGGTGTGGGAGACCATGCGCCGGCAGGGCTATGGCCGGGTGCTGATGACCTCCTCCACCTCCGGCAGCTACGGCAATTTCGGCCAGGCCAATTATGCGGCCGCCAAGGCTGGCCTGCTCGGCCTCATGAACACGCTGCATTTCGAGGGCGAAAAATACGGCATCCACGTCAATGCCATCGTGCCCACCGCCGCCACCCGCATGACCGGCGACATGATGGACGCGGAGATGCTGGCGCTTCTGGCGCCGGAGCATGTTACCCCCGCCGCGCTCTATCTCGTCAGCGAGGCTGCCCCCAGCCGCACGGCCTTGCTGGCCGGCGCCGGCACGGTGGCGCGCATGGCCATCGTGGAGACCGAGGGCGTCTACCTGCCCGAGGGCGAGCGCACCCCGGAGGCGGTGGCGGCCGCCTTCGACGCCATCGCCCGCCTCGATGCGCCCATCGAGACGGCAGCGGGCCTTGCCCATGTGGACCGCATCGTCGCCCGGGCGAAAGCCGTGCAGGGCTGA
- a CDS encoding MaoC family dehydratase: MLPPIPDAGAPPLVSPWLDVTQPLVDLFADAISDHQFIHVDPVRAASEGPFGGTIAHGFLVLSLLSKFAASVMQLPGEGEVGINYGFDKVRFLAPVPVGRRIRGRFTVAERTPRSGGTLVRFDAAVELEGIDRPAVSAEWLVLIFKEKNQ; the protein is encoded by the coding sequence ATGCTTCCTCCCATTCCCGATGCGGGCGCCCCGCCTCTGGTCAGCCCCTGGCTGGACGTCACCCAGCCGCTGGTGGACCTGTTCGCCGACGCCATCTCCGACCATCAGTTCATCCATGTGGACCCGGTGCGGGCCGCCAGCGAAGGCCCGTTCGGCGGCACCATCGCCCATGGCTTCCTGGTGCTCTCGCTTCTGTCCAAATTCGCCGCCTCGGTGATGCAGCTGCCGGGCGAGGGCGAGGTCGGCATCAATTACGGCTTCGACAAGGTGCGCTTCCTCGCCCCGGTGCCCGTGGGCCGGCGCATCCGCGGCCGCTTCACGGTGGCCGAGCGCACCCCCCGCAGCGGCGGCACCCTGGTGCGCTTCGACGCTGCGGTGGAGCTGGAGGGCATAGACCGCCCGGCGGTTTCAGCGGAATGGCTGGTCCTGATCTTCAAGGAAAAAAACCAATGA
- a CDS encoding TetR/AcrR family transcriptional regulator, producing MADGKARVMRSEGAGPAELLDAAAACFMEQGFAATSIDDVARRLNATKGRIYHYYASKTDLFFDVHREGMDRLFVAVARAAQTAEEPAGARLAAMLEAHAVAMMDNHAFMAVVVQGVHMHRMAPTTPGQRRTLDALMDMRRRFEGLFREALDAAIADGSARPCTPSVAVKAMLGAINWMSIWYRPRAGETEADRRALAAEMVRQIRVGFEP from the coding sequence ATGGCGGACGGCAAGGCGCGGGTGATGCGGAGCGAGGGCGCCGGACCGGCGGAGCTGCTGGACGCGGCCGCCGCCTGCTTCATGGAGCAGGGCTTTGCCGCCACCTCCATTGACGACGTGGCGCGCCGCCTCAACGCCACCAAGGGGCGCATCTATCACTATTACGCCTCCAAGACCGACCTCTTCTTCGACGTGCACCGGGAGGGCATGGACCGATTGTTCGTGGCGGTGGCGCGGGCGGCGCAGACGGCCGAAGAACCTGCCGGCGCGCGGCTGGCCGCCATGCTGGAGGCCCATGCCGTGGCCATGATGGACAATCACGCCTTCATGGCCGTGGTGGTGCAGGGGGTGCACATGCATCGCATGGCACCCACCACACCGGGCCAGCGCCGCACCCTCGATGCGCTGATGGACATGCGCCGCCGCTTCGAGGGCCTGTTCCGCGAGGCGCTGGACGCCGCCATCGCCGATGGCAGTGCGCGGCCCTGCACCCCGTCCGTGGCGGTGAAGGCCATGCTGGGCGCCATCAACTGGATGTCCATCTGGTATCGCCCGCGCGCGGGCGAGACCGAGGCCGACCGGCGGGCATTGGCGGCGGAGATGGTGCGTCAGATCCGCGTCGGCTTTGAGCCCTGA
- a CDS encoding 4'-phosphopantetheinyl transferase family protein, whose protein sequence is MSLALDLYLAPTDGLAASDLSALADLLDAAESARAARLPEGPTRRDFVAAHGLARHVLSHHRPALPPIEWRFTTGPHGKPSPVDADGLAFTLSHGAGLVAIAAAEGMEVGVDVEPLSAEADMERIAPVFCAPDERVALSVMAPEERRAALLALWTLKESLVKAVGRGFSLSPQDISCAFAPCELVRWPLGGKAPFAFLARLDREGAHGAFADGFQVAVAALTTAPPMLRVHWVNDLGGGLALTSGAALAAAFRPVGIGRSGV, encoded by the coding sequence GTGAGCTTGGCGCTCGATCTCTATCTGGCGCCCACCGACGGCCTTGCCGCATCCGACCTTTCCGCCCTCGCCGATCTCCTCGACGCCGCTGAGAGCGCCCGCGCGGCCCGCCTGCCGGAGGGGCCCACCCGGCGGGACTTCGTCGCGGCCCATGGCCTGGCGCGTCATGTTCTCTCCCACCATCGGCCCGCCCTCCCGCCAATCGAGTGGCGGTTCACCACAGGCCCCCATGGAAAGCCTTCGCCCGTGGACGCCGACGGCCTCGCCTTCACGCTCAGCCACGGCGCCGGGCTGGTGGCCATAGCCGCCGCGGAGGGGATGGAGGTGGGGGTGGATGTGGAGCCGCTCTCGGCCGAGGCGGACATGGAGCGCATCGCCCCCGTCTTCTGCGCCCCCGACGAGCGGGTCGCCCTGTCCGTGATGGCGCCGGAGGAGCGGCGCGCGGCCCTGCTTGCGCTCTGGACCCTGAAGGAAAGCCTCGTGAAGGCGGTGGGGCGCGGCTTCAGCCTGTCGCCGCAGGACATCTCCTGCGCCTTCGCCCCTTGCGAGCTTGTGCGCTGGCCCTTGGGGGGCAAAGCGCCGTTCGCCTTCCTGGCCCGCCTGGACCGGGAGGGCGCGCACGGCGCCTTTGCCGATGGCTTCCAGGTCGCGGTGGCAGCACTCACTACCGCGCCGCCGATGCTGCGCGTGCATTGGGTGAACGATCTTGGCGGCGGCCTCGCGCTGACCTCCGGCGCGGCCCTTGCGGCGGCCTTCCGACCGGTGGGGATCGGCCGGTCGGGCGTTTAA
- a CDS encoding basic amino acid/polyamine antiporter — MTVPSSLRDAALPADDGRAPAAGLRPPGLSLAALACLVVGSMVGGGIFSLPAAFGSATGILGALVAWTLAGIGMLMLVFVFQSLADRRPDIDAGIYAYALEGFGPYAGFIAALGYWATAFLGNVTFLVLAMSTLGAFFPLFGAGDTLAALAGASAILWAFHVMLLRGVKEAASINTVVTLAKLVPLGVFLVIVAAAARWDLFELNFIGLADVSVEGVLEQVRQTLLVVVFVFLGIEGASVYSRLARRREDVGRATVIGFLGVLALFILVTILPYGLLPKAQLAHLHNPSVAGVLAAVIGETGRAFVSVGVLVSVLGAFLAWSLLAAEVLSAAAKRGVMPAFLARENARGAPAAAIWFTTGAAQLFLFLTLMAESAFNFVVALTSVTALIPYVFVSAFGLQLALGGRFYAGAEQARRRDMVYSAIATVCALGVVWTAGTKMLLLSCLIFAPGTLLFMRVRREQGGRMFSVPELVAALLILVLAVGAGIGLAVGHVSL; from the coding sequence ATGACGGTGCCCTCCTCCCTCCGCGACGCCGCCCTGCCCGCCGATGACGGCCGCGCCCCCGCCGCCGGCCTGCGCCCGCCCGGCCTGTCGCTGGCGGCGCTCGCCTGCCTGGTGGTGGGCTCCATGGTGGGCGGGGGCATCTTCTCGCTGCCCGCCGCCTTCGGCTCCGCCACCGGCATTCTCGGCGCGCTGGTGGCCTGGACCCTTGCCGGCATCGGCATGCTGATGCTTGTCTTCGTGTTCCAGAGCCTCGCCGACCGCCGGCCGGATATCGATGCCGGCATCTATGCCTATGCCCTGGAAGGCTTCGGCCCCTATGCCGGCTTCATCGCCGCGCTGGGTTATTGGGCCACCGCCTTCCTCGGCAATGTGACCTTCCTGGTGCTGGCCATGTCCACGCTGGGCGCCTTCTTCCCCCTGTTCGGCGCCGGCGACACGCTGGCGGCGCTGGCAGGGGCCTCCGCCATCCTGTGGGCGTTCCATGTGATGTTGCTGCGCGGGGTGAAGGAGGCGGCCTCCATCAACACTGTGGTGACGCTGGCCAAACTTGTGCCCCTGGGGGTCTTCCTGGTGATCGTCGCCGCCGCGGCGCGGTGGGACCTGTTCGAGCTCAATTTCATCGGGCTGGCGGACGTGAGCGTGGAGGGCGTGCTGGAGCAGGTGCGCCAGACCCTGCTCGTGGTGGTGTTCGTGTTCCTGGGCATTGAGGGGGCGAGCGTCTATTCCCGCCTTGCCCGCAGGCGCGAGGATGTGGGTCGGGCGACGGTGATCGGCTTCCTCGGCGTGCTGGCCTTGTTCATCCTCGTGACCATCCTGCCTTATGGCCTCCTGCCGAAGGCGCAACTGGCGCATCTTCACAATCCTTCGGTCGCCGGCGTGCTCGCGGCGGTGATCGGCGAGACGGGGCGGGCCTTTGTGAGCGTAGGGGTGCTGGTGTCGGTCCTGGGTGCTTTCCTGGCCTGGTCGCTGCTTGCCGCCGAAGTGCTCAGCGCCGCCGCCAAGCGGGGCGTCATGCCCGCCTTCCTGGCTCGCGAGAATGCCCGCGGGGCGCCGGCCGCTGCCATCTGGTTCACCACCGGAGCGGCGCAGCTCTTCCTGTTCCTGACCTTGATGGCGGAGTCCGCGTTCAACTTCGTTGTCGCCCTGACCAGCGTCACCGCCCTCATCCCCTATGTGTTCGTGAGCGCCTTCGGCCTGCAGCTTGCCCTCGGCGGGCGCTTCTATGCGGGCGCGGAGCAAGCACGGCGGCGGGATATGGTGTACAGCGCGATCGCGACCGTGTGCGCACTCGGCGTGGTGTGGACGGCCGGGACCAAAATGCTGCTTTTGTCCTGTCTCATCTTCGCGCCGGGCACCTTGCTCTTCATGCGGGTGCGCAGGGAACAAGGCGGGCGCATGTTCAGCGTTCCGGAGCTGGTGGCGGCCCTCCTGATTCTGGTCCTGGCGGTGGGAGCGGGCATCGGCCTCGCGGTGGGGCATGTCAGCCTGTGA